Below is a window of Bos indicus isolate NIAB-ARS_2022 breed Sahiwal x Tharparkar chromosome 19, NIAB-ARS_B.indTharparkar_mat_pri_1.0, whole genome shotgun sequence DNA.
AATACAAGCTCTGTCTCTGATAATATGTAGATTATTTAGCTCTTTTGAACTTTATTcctcctcatcagtaaaatggaataATCATAATTATACCTACCTTGGAGAATTGCTGTTAGTGTGAGTAAGAAATATAAGAAGGGttttatagtaataaaatatgaaaaagtaaagaTGTGATGTGAAGAATCACATGTGAAgaggactcactggaaaagactcatgctgggaaagactgaaggcagaagaaggggacaacagaggacgagatggttggatggcatcactgatttgatggacatgagtttgagtaggctccaggagctggtgatggacagggaagcctgtcatgctgcagtccatagggtcacagaaaataggacacaactgagtgactgaacaataacaataaataaattaattacactTTCCTAATTAGACAATGTTAAAAATGGTACATCAGCGTTTCCTTTTGACTGATTTATAATATCTTACTAGTTCTCCCATTAATCAGTGaactaaacaaaatatttttcttgtatttaatttatattttgcaaaCATCCTGATTTAAAttaatccccccccccccccggatAATGCAATCCTGCTGTTTTTAGAGAGAAAAGCTAAGACTCATACAAGTATAGATATCCTTAACCTgtgtggcttatttatttatgtgttttcaaCTGCCCCGGGTCTTacttgctgcactcaggctttctctagccaTGGCAAGCAGGGGATACTCTTCTTTGCTATGTGATGGGGTTGCCTTgctttggcttctcttgttgtggagcagggaCATAGGCTTGTGGATTCAGTAGTTGAGCAactgggctcagtatttgtggcctgcgggcttagttgcttcaggacatgtggaatcctccccgacctgggattgaacctgtgtcccctacattgttAGTCAAACTCTTAAGTATTAAATGTCCAGGGAAGTCTCCCTGTGTAttatttaactaatttttttttctgttttattttgtctggGGTTTATCTGTATATGGCCTGTTTATAGGAATCTCCTTTAAAACACTGtttagaagtgaaataaaatggtcTACTAAGTCTTTCTCATCTGTGCccattttcacattttcaaaacTATTATAAGTTCTGAGATGATAAAGTACTAAAGAAATTAAGCCCAAGAAGATGAGgactttgaaaataaagaagCTTTCTTTTGAGACCACAGAGAGCTCTTTACTCTTTTATtcctgtaaaacaaaacaaagacacatCTAGGAGACAATTCCAAAAACAATATGGCTGCAACTTATGTCGAAGAGTGtttcttctagatttttctcTAGGAGTATTATAGTGGCCAGTCttaatttatgtctttaatctattttaggtgtattttatatatgatgtaaGGGAATGCAGTTGAAGAGGGAATCttttttccactgtatattcCTGTCTCCTGGGGACAAACTTGAACAGCTTAGTGAATATACTCACCCAGTACCATGCTCTGGCATTACTGTGTGGTCAAATCATGAAATAAATAACTCCAGTTGACCACTGAGTGTGACCAAGCAGCATTTGTGAAAAGAAACATGGCATGTTGTAGCCAGAGAAGTTGACTCAAcatgtaaagaatcctcctgcaattcaggagacatgagacagtcatatttgatccctgggtcaaggagattccctagaggaggaaatggcaacccattccagtatttttgcctggaaaagtccatggacagaggagtctggaatgctaccatccacagggtcacagaatcagacacccAACTGAGTACATGGCACTTCCGTCTGCTTAGACAGTCAGAGAATCCCTGATTAATAAAGAGTGATGTAATAATGTAAGATGACCTGATGTCCTCTAGGTGCAGCGAGGAGCATTGCAAGGATCCCCACTATCCAGAAAGTTCACATTAACCACTTCACTTTtatgaataagaaaaaggaaggggattttttctttaaaaaaaaaaaaaaaaaacacctctgttACTATTCTATTGTTGTGCTTTCATACAAGTGAAGTGATGTAACtgcaaatttcaaaaagaaaaagcttgTAGTGCTGAAATATACTGTTACAGATGAGACAAGACTACCACAAGTTTGACACCATCTTCTCAAGAGACAAATTGAATCATTAAGACTGcagataattttcttatttacagACCTACACATGCCACAGACAACTAAGGCTATTTAAGAACATAGATGGCCattataaaaaaatctacaagcaataaatgctggataatgtgtgaagaaaagggaaccctcttacacactgttggtgggaatgcaaattgacacagccactatggagaagaataTGGAGATTCCATTAAAAACCAggaacattcccaccaacagtgtaagagggttcccttttctccacaccctctccagcatttattgcttgtagacttttggatcgcatccattctgactggtgcaaaatggtacctcattgtggttttgatttgcatttctttgataataagtgatgttgagcatcttttcatgtgtttgttatccatctgtatgccttctttggagaaatgtctatttagttatttggcctattttttgattgggtcgtttatttttctggaattgagcttcaggtgttgcatgtatatttttgagattagttgtttgtccgttgcttcatttgctattattttcacccattctgaaggctgtgttttcaccttgcttatagtttcctctcttgtgcagaagcttttaattttaattagttcccatttgttacagccactatggagaacagtgtggagattccttaaaaaactggaaatagaactgccttatgatccaggaattccactgctgggcatacacaccgaggaaaccagaatggaaagagacatgtgtacccaaatgttcatcacagcaaagtttataatagccaggacatggaagcaatctagatgcccatcagcagatgaatggataagaaagctgtagtacatatacacaatggagtattacacagccattaaaaagaatacatttgaatcagttctaatgaggtggatgaaactggagccgattatacagagtgaagtaagccagaaagaaaaacataatgcatatatatggaatttagaaagatggcaatgataaccctgtatgcaagacaggaaaagagacacagatgtatagaatagtcttttggacgctgtgggagagggagagagtgggatgatttgggagaatggcattgaaatatgtacattatcatatatgaaacgaatcgccagtccaggttcaatgcatgatactggatgcttggggcttgtgcactgggatgacccagagggatggtatgggaaagAGAatggagtggggttcaggatagggaacatgtgtatacccgtggtggattcatattgatgtatggcaaaaccaatacaatattgtaaagtaattaacctccagttaaaataaataaatttatattaaaaataataataataaataaaaactaggaactaaactaccatatgacacaacaatcccactattgggcatataccctaagaaaaccataactgaaaaagacacatgcactccaGGGTTCACTGAGGCACTATGTATAATAGTTAGCACATAGaaacaatctagatgtccattgatagatgactGGATAAGGAAATtgtcatacatacacacaatggaacattgcctagctttaaaataaatgcatttgagtcagtttcaTTGAGATGGATAAACATAGAGCCTATTAAActgagttaagtaagtcagaaaaagaaactcatatatagtatattaaaagatatatatggaatctagagagatagtactgatgatcctatttgcaaagcagcaaaagagacacagacataaacaacagacttgtggttacagtggcagaaggggagggcaggaagATTTAAAAGAGTAGCACAAAAAagtacacattaccatatgtaaaatggatagacagtgggagtttgctgtatgacccagggaacccaaagccaatGCTCTGTgccaatctagaggggtgggattgggactgaagtgggaggggggttcaggaaggagggattcatgttgttgtatggcaaaaaatATCACAATATTATAGACTAATtactctttaattaaaaataaaattctaaaaaaatagaGCAAATGAGTAATTCTAAATTTTCTGGCCTATTTTTAGTGGCAAGGAAACAATTAGATTTTGaatttttccttcctcattttcttGGTGCCTCACTTTTGACTTTTGTTAAattcataggggaaaaaaaatcagctgcAATTCCTTCACTCAACTGCTCCTTCTCAATGGATCTATTGAAAAAATGTCTATCCCTTATTTGCTTTACTACAGGCTATGGAAAAATAGAAGATCTGAGTCAATGTTCTGTGAAGAAAAAACTGATTTCTCCCAAGTAACATGTATGCAGAATTTAGTAAAGTAAATGGAAGACACTGGAGTAAAACATACTCTAAAATCATGAAACTAGGAGATTATAGTTCTTTCCTTTGCCTAATCTGAAGCTATGAACATGAACATTGAAGACtctagaaagtatattaaaactTATCAAAATACCTAAAATGTGCCAATGTTAAATAATCAACAAATAgtttctgggcttttttttttttttttctgtcaatgaTCCTCAGAACCTTTACTCTCACAATTTACAACAGGTACAATTCTacctatgtatataaataatcaCTTTCTTGGCATCGTGACAAGCCTAAATTACTCCCCTCTTCAACAAACTCCTTATGGAATTTTTCACCTCTATGTTTCTCACTGTATAAATGATAGGATTAAACATAGGAGTGAGGATTGCAAAGAACACAGTCACCCACTTGTCTGAAGGGTAAACAGCCACAGGACGTGTGTAAGTGAATATACAAGGGACAAAAGACATTACCACTACTGTGAAGTGGGCACCACATGTAGAGAGGGCTTTGCGTCGTCCTTCAGAGCCATGGGATTTCAGGGAGCTCAAGATGACTATGTAGGAGATGAGGAGCatggaaaaaataagcaaacacatCCCCCCCGTGTTAACTGCCACCACCACTCCAAGTCTATAGGTGTCACTGCAGGCAAGTTCCAACAGTGAGAAGAAATCACACATGAAGTGATCAATGACATTGGGACCACAGAAGATCAAGTCCATGGTGAAAAGAATTTGCACAGTAGCATGCAGGATCCCCCCAGTccagaccaccaccaccaggaacTGGCAGAGCCCCTGTCGCATGATGGCCGTGTAGTGCagaggcttgcagatggccacgtagcggtcataggccatgacaATGAGGATAGTGACCTCTGATCCTGCCAGGAAATGTTCCATAAAGAGCTGAGTCAGGCAGGCACTCCAGGAGATGGTTGTCCTCTGGTACAGCAGATCAATGATCAATTTAGGCGTGGTGACAGAGGTCAAGAAGGCATCTAGGAAGGACAAGTGagtgaggaagaagtacatgggggcaGAAAGTGTTGGGCTGAAGGAGATGGTGATGACAATGAGCAGGTTGGCCAGCACCGTGAataagaaaatgggcaaaaagaCAATGAAGAGTACTTTCTGCAAGTGTGGATTCTGTGTGAGTCCCAGGAGAACAAATTTGGTCACGTTGTGAGGAGGCATAGGATCCATTTAGGAGCTGATGCATTCCTGGGGCCTGAATTatctacaaaataataataaatgatagatTTTAATCATGAGAGAATTATAGTCTGCATTTCTTAGAGCGAAGACCAAGCAGTCCCCATGACTCCAGAGCATGTCTTTGGCCTCTTACTTCCTTGGTGATGCATGTCATTTCTTCAGACATCTAGTGCCTGCCCCCTGTAGGACAACATTTGATGTGTAATTTACAGAAAACACTAGGATATTTACATAAGATCTGGATTCTCCTCCATTGTCCAACTCCATATGACTCAGCTGAGTTATCTCTGTGTCCCATGTTTCCATGCCCTCGTCTTTGTCTTATTGTTGTTCACTAACTCACATATGGTtctttgctacccccatggactgtagcacaccaggctccatgggatttcccaggcaggactactggagtgggttgccatttccttctgttggctcctctgtgtctgtgaggtTGCAAATTGTCATTCTCAGATGCATCTTGTAAGGTAAGAAGTGCTACTCACTGGTAAGTTATTCCCTTCACCATGAAAATTTTCATCTGAACCCTAGCTCTTACTGAGGAAAGAAAGACgtggtcaacaaatatttatcataaGTAGACAGTTTAGGGAATATGCATATGCCACTAATGACCAGCTCTACCTGGTACCAAGCTGGAATACATAAGCTACATGCCTTCTCGTGCTCTCTCCCATCTTCCCATAAGAAATTGAATACAGACTATTGCATAAATAATAGAGTGAGAAATTTGGAGTTATAaatttcccaaagaaaagcagaaacataaatTCAGTAAAGTATAATTAGCAAATACACTTTCCCTTcaaagataaatggataaaaatcattatttttaattgtccACGATGAACACAACAGGAACTTTCCTGGtgttctagtggttaagactgaggcttccagtgcaggggtgctGATTCAGTCCCTCATTGGGGAGGTCATATCCCCATACTTCATGGCCAAAAGTCCAAAATGAAGAATAACAGaagtgatattgtaacaaattcaataaaagctttaaaaagtccccacttcaaaaaatctttaaagaataaacacaacgttgtaaatcaaccattAACCACTAATtccaaaacttaaaattataaggAAACAAATGATAAGAGCTTCATTGTAATTTCTTATTCTAATATAGGATCCCTCAACAGAACAGAAAAGGGTATAGTGTACAAAGACTAAGAGttagatataattaatataataaaacttttagaagtatCTCTGAATAAATAATTtgagttttcagttttctttagtgACACTTCTTCTTCAGTGTTTCTTCCTCAAACACTCTTTTGAGGAATAAGACCTAATGGAAATACTTTCAAAGTAGAAAACTTATTCTTTACCAATATGCTCAACACAATTAttaataactgtggaaaatttaaaACCATATAGAATGCTCAACACTGGAGAAATGGTTAATTGAAATATAGTGCATGTCTGAACAATGTACTTTTTagcagagatattttaaaaaattgttcagcATCACCAGAATAGCCGTCATTTGTAACACAAAGTGGAGAAAATTTTGGATGAAAATTTGAATTGTTTATTCTAAGTTCatctaattaattttattattttcttactaatttaaatatatagcaattaaaaaaatctctacTTCTAAATTAGTAGTATTGTACTTGAAATCTATCTTCCTTGATGGTCTGTATGCTGAAAACTCATTTTAGTGTTAAATAGTTGAATGTGAGAGGTGATAATATGTTACAACATCCATTTCTACCTGAGAGTCTATGATAAACAGTGTAtgatttctttgggggaaaaaaaaaatctcacctaTGAACGGGTCTGATGTAGGTCTGTATTAGGTCCTAAAGAAGCTGTTCATCAAGAAAGAAGCAAATGCAAGATTTTAAAATGCCAATTGGCTCAGCTATGATAAGTGTCTTTGTTGGCTTATAAAATGGTTCCTTTGCATGAACTTTAAAAGTAGAAACATGTATTCTATTTGTGGACAAATTTGTAAAGTTTCCTTCTTGGCTGTAGTTAATGGGATCTCAAGGGTATTTCATCATCATTAGCGGGTCTTGCCAATAATGCAATTGTTTCCTGAAATTAACTGAACAGCAGAGAAGAACTTTTAGAGCAttcacttttaatttcaaattcctccCTAAGTTTGCATCAAAGCAAAATCCAATGACAGgaggaaaataaacaacaacaaaaaatagttgACCACTTATGAATTTAAGCGGGTTTATTATGGGCTAATTATGGAGTCTGAATATTTAGTACTGTGTAAATTAAACCTATGTGGGTAACtaatagatatttaaattttattaaaattatttgcatTCTAATCTACTCTTTACTCAAATCAGAATTTTAACatattgttttcaaatatatgtCCTAATTCGCTttggtcatgtcccactctttacgtctctatggaccgtagcccactaggctcctctatccatggaattctccagggaagaatagtggaatgggttgccatattcgcctccaggagatctccctaccccaagaatcaaacccatctCTTACATGTCTTGCTTTGGCAGgttagttctttaccactagcaccacttcaCAAGcccttttaaatatatgttaagtGATAATTATTGATGAAATTATAATATTGGCACTTCACACCATGTGAAATTTACAGTACTTCTTCAAAGTAGCTTTTGTGCCAATTCTGGAATGAGGTTAACATGATAATGATGGAAATAAATAGATTATTTAGCTATACTTAGAGATGTGAAAACATATTACAGTCatttgtatttcattgtataatatCCGTatagaatagaaataaaacattcaCAACTTATAGCAAGTAAATGTAAGACAGGGAATGAGAATGTCATTTGCCAGATGTAAATAAGAAGCTAGGACAATAAATACTGGACCAGGATCCATATGTTAAATTACAGAATTACAGCTAAAGTGACATGAAACATTTATGCTGCTACAAACTGTAAgatctataaaaattatttactgagagaaataaatcccaatatttgaaattattttgtaaaaatgattCGATTAGTCCCAGAAATGCTCCTGTATAAATCATACTCACCACATAATGTTCAGATATACTCTCAatgataagaataaaaataacttgTACTTACCTCTAGATTGACTCCAGAGAATATGATCATTGTGAGCGGCATGCGtcatgaaagaaaagctattaagAAAAACGAAATCATGTGGTCAAACCTAGCTTAACTAGAAACTccaatattgttgttgttcagttgctcagttgtgtccaactctttgtggtggctgcagcacatcagccttccctgtccttcactatctccctgagtttgctcaaactcatttccggtgagtcaatgatgccatccaaccatctcatcttcaatTGCTCGCCCACAACCTTTCCcactatcagggtcttttgcattgctttGACTCATCACATCAATTGGCctaactactggagcttcagcttcagtatcagtccttccaatgaatattcagggttgatttcctttaggattgattggtttgatctccttgctgtccaagggactctaagagtcttctccagcaccacagcctgaaagcatcagttctttggctcccagccttctttatgatccaattctcacatcatagctttgactagattggtctttgttggcaaagtattgtctcttctttttaatacactgtctaggtttgtcacagattttttcccccccacaaggagcaagaatcttaatttcatggctgtattcaccatctgcagtgattttagagcccaaggaaatagtctgtcactatttatgtttttttatgatctatttgccatcaagtgctggggccagatgccatgatcttcaatttTAGAATGCTATAATGCTatttgtggtgggaaatgccaaaGACAGTCTGAAAGAGGATTTTAAACTATATAAAGAACTATAGGATATATGGATTTTGCAAAAGTGTTTTCACAAAAAAATGTCTAGCACTCTTCTATCAACTCTGAAATGAAAACCAGAATCAAATCAGATAATTAGTATATACTGACATGGTTATTATTCTCAACCTCATAAAAGATTGAAGTCCATTCACGATGGCCTATTGAGTAGTCATCCAGCTTCTACTTAAAAATCTACAGTGTTGGGTAGATAGATTGCTTTAGAACCTATACGCCTGCCTCACCCAATTCCCAAATGCTAGACTAGCATTAAAGGGAAAGAGTGGAGCTAGGCCTAAATCAATGAAGGCTGTGCATGAAAATAAGTTTTCAAAAGAGGAGTTCCTGGAACTATACCATGAAAGTCTGTTTCCAGAATACAAATCCAAGGACAAAGTGGTTTGGATCATACAGATACAGCAATACAGATTCTCAAACTCAGGGGTGAGAGAATCAATTCCttggcaggttgataagaagtctggggtccctgaggaggagaaaagggcctGGGACTCTcaaagaggagataggggtctggaattctcaaggaagaggaaaggacaaacttttttatctttttcttttttccctacatTCCTTAGTAAGGATTATATATAACAGCAAAGTATCCTTCTTGAGGAtgatttctccttccttctggctaatcctgttatcttaaaatataaattgtgggagtggttatggtaagatctttacaaccttgagacattatttttatttattgtaataattaatttaaaaactgtataaCTCTCTTGCTTAGACTACTGAGGGGGGCACACTCCatctcccttctgatgtctatgtcagaaggtttctctgtcctttttcactttaataaattcTGCTACATAAATGCTCTTGAGTGAtgaagcctggtccctggtcccgaagataaatcttctttggagatcacaaatctAACAAatttcaccataagctatcatcttgggggctcatccaggatcttcaggacaaggtaagaacaATCAGAGCTCTAGCCTGTCTGCTTTCTCAGTATACATGTTTCCTGCTTTACTTACTAACTCTATGGTGTGCctatgtgaatgaatgacacaCCCTGAAGAAGTGATGAACCCTGCTTTGTGGCTTCACAGTGCCTTGtaatgactgaaggcagcccTCCAAAGGAGAGCCTTGTCAAGGGTTTATACTGatctgccaatgccaagagacacCCAATGTCCCTCCCAGGGGAGCGGCCAGAGATGGGCAAAGCATGTGGACCGAACTTCCCTTTCTCAGTCaccttttcctggtctcttttACCATTTCATAATTGCATGGGAAATTACaactactaacctaatctatcagATTATCGACTTCTCAAGGGAATTGTGATCCATACTGTTACTACGTATTGTTACTTAGACCACAAGTATGGAAGCCTAGCCTTGCTAGGAGCCGAAATTTACAGGAACATGTTTGGGAGTAAGGCAGAGCTCTAGCTCCAGGAACGTCTCTCAGGGTAGAGGGCAGTCTCTTTTGTCTGCCCACCTCAGGGGCCAGCCACCTGAAAGTGAGTCTTTGTCATGGCTGTGCCACCGATCTTTGTGGATAGAGGCACTGCTGGTGACCGTGAGGTTTTTGAGGACACAGACCAGGAATTTCAGGATCTGGTCAGATTGGAAGTGCAAGGGGCTTCTTCCTTTGGCATCACTAGTtcttagtggaccagaggaggctctcTGGTGGCTTTTGTCTCAACTCCTTAGATATTCCTTTTGTGGAATCTGTGGGAATGAACCAGAAGGATTGGCCCCAGTAGCTTGAGGACAAAAATTGCTTTTTCCTCACTGGCCAACCCTCCACCACCTTTTTTGctatactggtgtggtgacacTCACAAGGGAATCTTCATTGTCTTTCAGCCCTTCATGACTCACTGCTTCTACTGTGGTCAGGACTGTATTCAGAAATGTGCATAAGGATATGAAAGATGGATGCTCCCCCTAGTAGTCCTAGCTTGGGAAAGATTCTGGAAAGCTACACTGTTAACACTCTGGGTGGCAGCAGAAAAAAGAGCAAATCAAACAAAGGTCTTGGTGATAAGGAACTGAAAATAaatctgggatgccatcaggtctacccctggtgcattCTACCCTGCCTCAGTGGTAGAACTGGGAGGGATGAGTAAGATGCCTGCATTGGTAGGGGACGGGCTAAGTCTGACAGGGAAGGAAGGATTCAGTGgaaagtctgtctacacccctGTCTAGGGTAGGGGAGGATGCTTCCGGTGTAAAAAAGCCATGGCTGTGGATgccacttttttctctcttacagatgggagctatcACTTCCAGAAACACTTCGTTACAATGTATTTACAAAACTGGGACAAGTTTGAtccacagaatttttttaaaaagacatgctTGATCTTattctgtgatactgaatggccacAGTATCCTTTGGAAGATGGGGGACACTGGCCTGTTGAAGGGCTTTTTAATTATGATACTGTTTTACAACTAGACCAGTTatgtagaaaacaagaaaaatgggtAGAAGTGACATATATGTTGCTCTTTATCTCTCTGTGAgacatgccagacttatgtcctaagggtgaAAATTTGTGtctgaaaccttcagctccctccagTCCTCTTACTTTGTCCTTGTATCTGGGGTTCCAAACTGAACAGGCTGAGAATCAGAGGGCACCCTTTTAGGACAGGTTGCCTCAGTCTCATTAGACTATTTAGAGGACATGTCTTGGGACAGACGCTGACCCCCTGACTCAAAAACTTGAGATTTTGGGTAAGCTACTAATTTTGGAGATAAATGGCTTTAATGTGAGATAAGGGAAATAGGGAACATGAAATAGCCCCCCTACCTTCTGGGAGCCAAGTGGTTCACATAACAGCCActttgtcagatgtattcttgaaaGACTCAAGCAAGTGCACACAAACACTTTAAACTATGCTAAGTTGGCTGACATagaacagggagagaaagaaactCCTGGTAAACTCCTAGACTATGGCAAGCTCTCTGCAAGATTACTGATGTTGATCCTGAAAGTTCAGAGGGAGAAAtaatcttaaaagatagatttctcactcaatTAGCTCCAGATATTTGCTATTAGTTACTAAAACAGGTGTTTGGaacaaatcagtctttagaaaaATTGTTGCAGTTGGTTCAGACCCTATATTATTGTAGAGAATATGAggagaaaaataagagcaaaaaagaaatggacaaaagactGAAGCCCCAGCATTGCTGTTAGACCTGGTctgaaacagcctgagaaaaatgcccagagggatgCAGGTTAAAAGGGATGAGTTtgttattactgtggaaaggaggggcatctcAAGCAGGATCACCCTCAGGCATGTAAGCTGCCACtggctccatgtccggtctgcaaaggaccacactggaggaGAGACTGGCCTCTGTGGTGTAGGCCCCAGAGGTCAGGCTTTCGAGACAATCAGGACCAAACgtgcccaggggtccccacaAAAGCTctcgtcctaattacacctgaggaaacCTGGTTATTAATAACTGTAAAGGGTCAATCATTTGATTTCTTTTGGACACTGGGGCAAatttctctgtgctcactgaaACCTGTGGTCTGCTTTCCTCCCAATCCACTACTGTAATGGGGCTGTCTTCACGAGCcaaatgatattatttcagtCATCCTTTAAGCTGCAACTAGGGCTCTGTGCTACTTTCGAAAGTTTCTAATCATGCCAGAGTCTCCATTACCCCTTCtggggatatactgagcaaggtccagg
It encodes the following:
- the LOC139177700 gene encoding olfactory receptor 4C3D-like, with translation MDPMPPHNVTKFVLLGLTQNPHLQKVLFIVFLPIFLFTVLANLLIVITISFSPTLSAPMYFFLTHLSFLDAFLTSVTTPKLIIDLLYQRTTISWSACLTQLFMEHFLAGSEVTILIVMAYDRYVAICKPLHYTAIMRQGLCQFLVVVVWTGGILHATVQILFTMDLIFCGPNVIDHFMCDFFSLLELACSDTYRLGVVVAVNTGGMCLLIFSMLLISYIVILSSLKSHGSEGRRKALSTCGAHFTVVVMSFVPCIFTYTRPVAVYPSDKWVTVFFAILTPMFNPIIYTVRNIEVKNSIRSLLKRGVI